The genomic interval TAGGCTTTTTCTCCAAGCGCGGCGTTGAGTTTTTGAAGAACGGCTCTGTTTTCGACTTCGGCTAAAACGATGATATCAGCATTGATATCGCCTATAACGCGGGCGAGATTGTTTATTTTTATCTGCAACATCGCCTCAGTCCAACCATGCTTGTTATAGGGCTGATATTCTTTGTATTCGCTACCATTTTTGGTTGCATCAAAGAGATTTTCGACATTGTACGTTGCGACTTTAAAGTCGAGTGCTGAAAGTAAAAACGGAATAAAAAGCAGACTCCAACGCATCAATTTTCACTACCGATCATGGGCTCAAATTCACCCGATTCGGTGTTAAAATACTCCAGTTCACCCGTCTCTAAATGATAATACCACGAACGAATAAAAAGCTCACCTTCATTAACACGACGCTCGACATCGGGATACGTTAAGAGATTTTTGGATTGAAACAGAAGTGAAATTTTCTCCGTAAGCTCTAGCCTCTCCGATTGTGTCACATCTTGGCTGATAAGCTTTTGTGTCACGTAGTTTTTAGCATCCATCCCTAGTTCTAGCCACTTTTTGACATGGACTAAATTAATATCGGTGATCTTGGTGTACATCGTCTCAATCGCCCCACAATGTGAATGTCCGCAGATAATAATGTCCGTGACTTCTAAAACAGAAACCGCATACTCAATGCCCGCCGCCGTCGCGTGGTAATCATTATCGGGAGCAAAGGGAGGAACAAAATTGCCAATGTTACGTAGGACAAAAAGCTCTCCTGGAGCTGAGTTGGTGATCAAGGCAGGATCGACACGCGAGTCACTGCATGCGATAAATAAAACTTTTGGATGTTGCCCATTTTTAACAAGGTCCAAAAATTTGTTTTCGTATTTTTTAAACTTGGTATCTTTAAACTTTTCATACCCACTAATTAACTCCGCTATTTTCATCATTAAGCACGCTCCAAAGTTTTAGATGGCTAATTATAGTGAATCAGAATGAAAAAGAAATTACAAGCCAAAAATCATTATAATATTGCCATCTCTAAACCCTATAAAGGAAAAAAATGGAATTTAAAAACGTTACCGTTACGAAAAAAGCCAATGTCTATTTTGATGGCAAAGTGGTCAGTTATACCCTCACCTTTGATGATGGCTCCACCAAAACACTCGGTTTTATGCAAGTAGGTGACTACACCTTTAACACAGGCGTAGCCGAAGTGATGGAGTTTTTAAGTGGTGAGCTGAGCGTGGAGCTTCCAAACCAAAAAGAGCCTTTAATCATTCATGAAAAAGCAATCTTTGAAGTGCCTGCTAATGCCTTGTTTACGTTACATGTAAAGACATGTGCTAGTTACTGTTGTTCTTACGTAAAATAATCTCAGGCGCTCTTAAAAGCGCTTCTATGTCCGTTACGTTCAAGGGTTCACTAAAATAGTACCCTTGAGCTTCATCGCAACCATTTTCTTTTAAAAAGTCTAACTGCTCTTTGGTTTCAACGCCCTCCGCGATCGTTTTAAGCCCCAAACTTTTTCCCAAAGCAATGATAATTTTAACGATCTCACGATCTTCTGGATCAATGCCAATATCACGAATAAAGCTCTGATCGATTTTGAGTTTATAGACTTTAAAACGTTTCAAATAACTCAAAGAGGAGTACCCTGTACCAAAATCATCAATGCTAAGACGTATCCCTTTTTCAGAGAGTTCATTCATCGTCTCAATCGCATGAAGTGGATTTTGAGCAGCAGCACTCTCGGTCAACTCGATTTCCAAAAACCATGGCGGAAGCTTCACTTCATCGATAATCGTACTCACCAATTTGGAGAGATGCGCATGATGAAACTGCACAGCGGAGAGATTTACCGCCACACTCATCGCAGGAAAGCCCATATCCATCCACTGTTTCATCCTCGTTGCGGCGGTGCGCATCACCCATTCGCCGATCAACAAGATCTGACCGCTCTCTTCTGCAATCGGAATAAACTCCACTGGAGAGATCATTCCAAAATCAGGGTGATTCCAACGAATCAATGCCTCAACACCTACAATTTTGCCATCGCTGAGCGAAATTTGTGGCTGATAATGAAGACTCAACTCGCCTCTGGTATGCGCATAACGCAGTGCATTTTCCAAGCTTAAGATGCGCGCTGACCTGCTTTGAATCTCGGAGGTAAAGAAACGGTAATTGTTTCTGCCATTTTGTTTTGCCAAGTACATCGCCGCGTCCGCACTTTTAAAGAGCGTGTCGATGTCAGCGCCATCATTAGGATACAGTGCAATTCCGATGGAAGCCGTTACGATCAGTTCATTGGTATCCAACTTAATTGGCTGTTCAATCGCTTGAAGCAAGCGTTTTGCCATATGCGCGGCATCATCCACACTGACCCCTGGCAAGATCACGACAAACTCATCGCCACCTTGACGTGAGAGGGTATCGACTTGGCGTAAAAGTGGTTTGAGGCGTTTTGAAACCTTGACCAAAAGCTCATCGCCTGTGGCATGTCCTAAAGTATCGTTAATATTTTTAAAGTGATCAAAATCAATAAAAAGAACCGCTAACTGCTCATTTTGGTGCTGAACGATTTTAAGATCATGCTCCACACGAAGACGCAGTTGAAGCTTGTTGGGTAACGATGTGAGTGGATCAAAATACTCTAATTTTTGAATTTTTTCTTCATCTTCCCTGCGTGCCGTAATGTCACGCGAAACACCCAAAACGCCTAAAAGTTCACTGTTTTTATCATACACAGGCGTTTTAATCGTCTCAAAAAGCCCGTTGTAGTCATCTTCTTTAAAACTCAGCTCTTCTTCATTTCGCACAGGCTCTTTGGCATCCATTGCGATAATATCGTGTGTTCTAAAGAAATCCGCTAATTGAAAATCCACAAAATCATAGTCACTTTTTCCCACGATCGCATGCTCTTTGGCTCCATAAAGACGCTCAAACGCTTTGTTACAAAAAAGATAGATGCCATTGGGGTCTTTGAGCCAAATCAGATCGGGAATTGCATTTAAGAGTACCTCAAATTGACGCGCCAACACATTTTTTTCGCCTGTTGTTTGAAGCACCTGAGACTCAAGCGCCACTTTCGTAATTTTGAGCTCAACCACTAATTTTGCCATATAGGCTAACATCAGCGCAAACATCAATGCCATCAGCACGCGCACCATAAAAAGAACCGGACTCCCCCACCCTTTTTCAGGCGATATAGCAATCGTCCATGTGCCATTTGGCACATCAAACGTATAGACCACAGGATCGATAAGTGGTGTGCGTGTGGAGCTTAAAATGATCTGCTTCTCTTTGCTATCAGGATGGATACGCCATATTTCATACATCAACGCTTCTTGGTCAAGTTGCGCAATTTTTGCAGTATCAAAAATTTCAGAGATGCGAATCACCGCAGCGACAAATCCCCAAAAATGCTCTTTATTATCCCTATCTTCAAAAATGGGCAGACGCCCCACAAGACCAATGCCCCCTTGTGTCAAATCCAATGGTCCAGCCAAGGTCAGTTTACCGCTCTCGCGTGCTAAAAAAGACTCTTTATTTTGGGTTTTGGCTTCAAACAGGTTGAGCCCCAGTGCTTTTTCGTTGCCTTGAAGTGGAGCAACTTGTTGGATGATGCCACGTGGGGCAATCGCAAGCTCAATCACACCAGGATAAGAAGGTAAAATCTCCTCGGCAATCTCTTCAAAATTGCGAATAAATCCACCATCATTTTGAGTCAGCAAAGCTTGGAGTGTGTAGGTTGACGAGAGCGCTCGATCGAGGTTAAATTTGATGTCATAACTGTAATTAGCAGCGATTGTATAGACTTTTGCCCGTTCTTTTTCGGACTCTAAGGTATGAAGGTTGTAAATGCCCAAGGTTAACAGTACAAAAGAGAGCACAAAAACGACGACCAAGACAGTTCTAGGATCGCGCAAATGCACACGTGCCGTTCGATTCACACCACACCTCTTCTCTTTTCTTCGCTTAAGTTACCTTTATTGTATCAAAAAATGAAACCTTTTACAAAGCGCATAGCCGACGCAAACGCCCACTGGAAGTTAAAACCACCTAGTTCGCCTGTCACATCCATCACTTCTCCAAGAAAATAGAGATCTTTACATGTAAGACTTTCACACGTTAGTGGATTGATCTCAGATGTGCTGACACCGCCTCTGGTCACTTCGGCTTTGGTGTACCCAAAATTGCCCGCAGGGGCAAAGGTATAGGCTTTGAGCGAAGAGAGCAGTTCACGCTCTGAGGCGGTGAGTTTTGAGAGCACTTTATCTTCCATGCTAATGGCGTCTAAAAATGCTTTGGTAAAGCGCCTTGGAAGCCCAAATGCAGTGATAATCTGCTTTTTGCTCTGCTCTTTAAAAAGCGTTTCCATGCTTTGGATGTGTGGCAAAAAATCGATCGTCATGTTCCCTTTTTTCCAGTACAATGACCCACTCAAAACAGAGGGACCGCTGATGCCTTTGTGCGCAAAAAGAAGATTTTCGCTAAAACGTTTTCCCTCTACATGTAAAATAACTGGTAGTGCAATGCCGCTAAGTTCCTTCATCCAAAACTGCTCTTTTTGAAGGGTCAAACCAACCAGTGCAGGCGAAGGAGAAATGATCGTGTGCCCAAAAGACTCCGCGATTTTATAGCCTATGTCGCTCGCCCCAATGCTGGCATAACTTAGCCCTCCACTGGCAACCACCACTTTTTTGGCGTGAATTTCACCCTTATCTGTCGTAACAACAAAGTGGTCATTTTTCTTTACATGTAAAACCTTCGTGGAGAGATAAAACGTACCATAAGCGCTCAAACGACCAAAAATAGAGACCAACTCTTTCGCACTATTGGCGCAAAATACCTGCCCATGCTCACGCTCTTCCAGACTTAAGCGGTGTTTTTTGACAAAGCAGAGTGTTTCAGAAGCATCAAACGCGTCCAGAATGGGCGCAATAAATGTTGGATCACCCAAATAATTTTCAGCCGTTGCAAAACGGTTGGTC from Sulfurospirillum multivorans DSM 12446 carries:
- a CDS encoding carbonic anhydrase, which codes for MKIAELISGYEKFKDTKFKKYENKFLDLVKNGQHPKVLFIACSDSRVDPALITNSAPGELFVLRNIGNFVPPFAPDNDYHATAAGIEYAVSVLEVTDIIICGHSHCGAIETMYTKITDINLVHVKKWLELGMDAKNYVTQKLISQDVTQSERLELTEKISLLFQSKNLLTYPDVERRVNEGELFIRSWYYHLETGELEYFNTESGEFEPMIGSEN
- the ppnP gene encoding pyrimidine/purine nucleoside phosphorylase; this encodes MEFKNVTVTKKANVYFDGKVVSYTLTFDDGSTKTLGFMQVGDYTFNTGVAEVMEFLSGELSVELPNQKEPLIIHEKAIFEVPANALFTLHVKTCASYCCSYVK
- a CDS encoding bifunctional diguanylate cyclase/phosphodiesterase, translating into MNRTARVHLRDPRTVLVVVFVLSFVLLTLGIYNLHTLESEKERAKVYTIAANYSYDIKFNLDRALSSTYTLQALLTQNDGGFIRNFEEIAEEILPSYPGVIELAIAPRGIIQQVAPLQGNEKALGLNLFEAKTQNKESFLARESGKLTLAGPLDLTQGGIGLVGRLPIFEDRDNKEHFWGFVAAVIRISEIFDTAKIAQLDQEALMYEIWRIHPDSKEKQIILSSTRTPLIDPVVYTFDVPNGTWTIAISPEKGWGSPVLFMVRVLMALMFALMLAYMAKLVVELKITKVALESQVLQTTGEKNVLARQFEVLLNAIPDLIWLKDPNGIYLFCNKAFERLYGAKEHAIVGKSDYDFVDFQLADFFRTHDIIAMDAKEPVRNEEELSFKEDDYNGLFETIKTPVYDKNSELLGVLGVSRDITARREDEEKIQKLEYFDPLTSLPNKLQLRLRVEHDLKIVQHQNEQLAVLFIDFDHFKNINDTLGHATGDELLVKVSKRLKPLLRQVDTLSRQGGDEFVVILPGVSVDDAAHMAKRLLQAIEQPIKLDTNELIVTASIGIALYPNDGADIDTLFKSADAAMYLAKQNGRNNYRFFTSEIQSRSARILSLENALRYAHTRGELSLHYQPQISLSDGKIVGVEALIRWNHPDFGMISPVEFIPIAEESGQILLIGEWVMRTAATRMKQWMDMGFPAMSVAVNLSAVQFHHAHLSKLVSTIIDEVKLPPWFLEIELTESAAAQNPLHAIETMNELSEKGIRLSIDDFGTGYSSLSYLKRFKVYKLKIDQSFIRDIGIDPEDREIVKIIIALGKSLGLKTIAEGVETKEQLDFLKENGCDEAQGYYFSEPLNVTDIEALLRAPEIILRKNNSN
- a CDS encoding BaiN/RdsA family NAD(P)/FAD-dependent oxidoreductase, with amino-acid sequence MKIHDILFIGSGASALMAASHLEGHDVALVDANPKIGMKLLISGGGKCNLTNRFATAENYLGDPTFIAPILDAFDASETLCFVKKHRLSLEEREHGQVFCANSAKELVSIFGRLSAYGTFYLSTKVLHVKKNDHFVVTTDKGEIHAKKVVVASGGLSYASIGASDIGYKIAESFGHTIISPSPALVGLTLQKEQFWMKELSGIALPVILHVEGKRFSENLLFAHKGISGPSVLSGSLYWKKGNMTIDFLPHIQSMETLFKEQSKKQIITAFGLPRRFTKAFLDAISMEDKVLSKLTASERELLSSLKAYTFAPAGNFGYTKAEVTRGGVSTSEINPLTCESLTCKDLYFLGEVMDVTGELGGFNFQWAFASAMRFVKGFIF